The nucleotide window TTAAAAATCTCAAAAAAGCCATTATTCATAACAAGCATTTTGTCCAGGCCTATGCAACCCTGGGGACTGCCTATTTTATGAAAGGGCTTGTACCGGAAGGGATCAAAGCAAATCTTGAAGCCCTTAACGTGCAGCCTGAATTTCCAATTGCCCATAACAATCTTGCCGTGGCCTATCTTGAGACCGGTGAATTTGATAAAGCGATTGTCCATTGTGACAAGGCTGAAGAGCTTGGGTTTGAAGTTGCCCGGGAATTAAAAGATGAGCTTGCGCCACACAGAAAAGCATAATGGAACCTGATTTGTTTTGCTTTTTTTTGTCCGGTGAAAAAAAAGAGGTCTTGCCAGGTTCTGAGTTGTGGGAACTTCCATTGTCAGGAAAAAATACCGGTTTTTCAAGCGACACTCCTTCTGAAAGAAAACTGCAAGATGCTGTTATAACTATTGGTGACTATTTTTTAGCCTCCTGTCGTTTTTTATCGGAAAATAATTTTTCAATATTAAAAGCAGGCCTTGAGGTTGTTTGTAAAAGGTCTGTTTTGACTGGGCAAATTGACAGGATCGTTGTGTTTCTTGAAAAGCACGGTGCTTTTTATCATCCGTTGAAAATTCAGGTTGTAGTTCATGGTTCTCCTGAATGTTGTTTTGTTCTGAACGGTGCAGTGTCAAAATCGGGTCTGTCATTGTTGGAAAATGAGTATAAAATCATATCCCGCCTGAACAAGACTCATTATGTACAACGCCATCTTCCTATGGTGTTTGGCGTTGATGTTATAACCACTGATAAAGGCAGGATTGGATTTTTTTTAGGAGAGTGGTTTGACGGCTATAAAGAGTTTCATGCCACACAAGACCATGGCATAAGACAAGTCGTGATATGGGAATCCGACGGCAAGTGCCATTATATTTCTGAAGTAGCAGCTTTTCCTATTTATCAGGAAATCTCCCGGATACTGACTTGTTACTATGATATTGAAACCTTTGATCAGATTTTTCCCTGGCATCATGCTGCCGGGGATTTTATTGTCAGGCAGGAGGCTGGTAAGGTTCATGTCCGCTTGATTTCAGTGCGAGGATATTCGCCTTTAACGGAATTTGGTGCGGATGAAAAAGATAAGCAAGAGCATATTTTGCCGTCTCTGCTGCTTTTTTTTCTGAATTTGCTTTTAAGGATGCGCCTTGACCGATTGAATGGCACGGGTCAAACCGTTATGCTTGGAAAGAACATGATAAAGCCGGTTGTGGAAGGCTTTTTGCATGCATTAGACGAGAAATCAGCTGTTTGTGGCTTTGGAAATTTAAGATTGATTTTTATAGCATTTTTCCAGCAATTCAGCCTTGAACAGGTTATGGGCATTATGGAAAATATTTTAGAATCTTATCAATCCAATTCAGAAGAAATTGCATTGATAAAAGAAAATTTTGAATCCCATTGTCGGACCTTGCATGTAATTTTTAGTGGGTTTTAAAAAAACCTTTTTTATTGACATGTTGAAATAGAAATTTTATATCTGCAATGTTATTTTGCTTAAGGTGATTTCAAGAAAAAGACGTTGATTTTTTAAGTCTTTGGAATAACAACATATCAGACTATTGAATGAAAAGTTTGGATAAATTTTTCATTATTGATTGAATGTAAATTAACTATTAATGGAGGTAAGTAAATGGCTAAGCATGAAACTCCTTTCCTGGATCAGTTAGAATCCGGCCCATGGCCTAGCTTTGTCTCTGACCTGAAACAGCAGGCTGAAGTCAGAGCAAAAAATGAAAAAGGCGTGGAATTCCAGATTCCCCAGGATTGTGTAGACGATCTTCTTGGGATTGTGGAACTTTCTTACAAGCATGGACGAACCCATTGGAAACATGGTGGTATCGTAGGTGTTTTTGGTTATGGCGGTGGCGTTATCGGTAGATATTGTGATCAGCCTCAGGCATTTCCAGGTGTTGAGCATTTTCATACAATGCGTGTAAACCAGCCTGCAGGTAAGTATTATACAACTGATTATCTTAGAAAATTGACCGACCTTTGGGACTTCAGGGGTTCCGGTGTTACCAATATGCATGGCGCAACCGGTGATATCATTCTTCTGGGAACAACTACTCCTCAGTTAGAAGAAGTTTTCTGGACACTGACACATGATTACAATCAGGATCTTGGCGGATCAGGTTCCAACCTGAGAACACCTGCTGACTGTCTTGGCCAGTCCAGATGTGAATATGCATGCTATGATACAAATGCACTGGTTCACTTTTTGACTAACGAATATCAAGATGAGCTTCATCGTCCTGCTTTCCCGTACAAGTTTAAATTCAAACTTGATGGCTGCCCCAACTGCTGCGTAGCATCTATTGCCCGTTCCGACATGTCTTTTATCGGAACCTGGAAAGATGATATCCGGATTGATCAGGATGCAGTCAACAAATATGTTGAAAATGACGCTGCATATCCTGCCAACGCCGGTGCCCATAAAGGCGGAGACTGGGGTCCTTTTGACATTGAAAAAGAAGTTATTGCGCTTTGCCCCACCGGATGCATGAAGTTTGAAAATAAAAAATTAGCCATTGACAATGCCAATTGTACTCGCTGCATGCATTGTATCAATGTAATGCCAAAAGCTCTTAAAATCGGTAAAGAAACAGGATGTTCCATCCTTTGCGGTGCAAAAGCTCCTATTCTTGATGGTGCTCAGATGGGTTCTCTGCTGGTTCCGTTTATTGAAGTTAATCCTGACAATGATTATGAAGCAATTACAGAAGTCATTGAAAATATTTGGGATTGGTGGATGGAAGAAGGTAAAAACCGTGAAAGACTTGGTGAGCTGATCATGCGTCAGGGATTCCAGAAACTTCTTGAAGTAACTGGTATCGAAGCAATGCCTCAGCATGTACAATATCCGAGAACCAACCCGTATATCTTCTGGAAAGAGGATGAGGTTACCGGCGGCTGGGAACGTGATGTTGAAGAATACAGAAAACACCATCAAAGATAAAAAGGGAGAATTATAATGGCATTTATTTCTACGGGTTATGATCCCAAAAAACCGATGGAAAACAGAATCACTGACATCGGCCCCAGAGACTATAATGAGTTTTATCCTCCAGTGATCGCAAAAAATAAAGGCAAATGGTCTCATCATGAAATCCTTGAGCCGGGCGTCCTCGTTCATGTTGCTGATTCCGGAGATGAAGTATATACAGTAAGAGTTGGTGGTGCGCGTTTGATGAGTACCACCCATATCAATGAGATCTGTGAAATTGCTGACAAACATTGTGACGGGCACCTTCGTTTCACTACCCGTAATAATGTTGAATTCATGGTTGACTCAAAAGATAAACTTGAACCCTTGAAAAATGATCTGGCATCCAGAAAATTTGATGGTGGTTCCTTTAAGTTTCCCATCGGCGGAACAGGTGCCGGTATCACAAATATCGTTCATACCCAGGGCTGGATTCACTGCCATACACCTGCAACAGATGCTTCCGGTACTGTAAAAGCATCAATGGACGCATTGTTTGCTGACTTCCAGGACATGAGACTTCCTGCACATCTTAGAGTTTCCATGGCTTGCTGCCTGAATATGTGCGGCGCAGTTCATTGTTCTGATATCGCTATCCTCGGATATCACAGAAAACCGCCAATGCTGGATCATGAATATCTTGATAAAGTTTGTGAAATTCCTTTGGCTGTTTCTGCTTGTCCTACCGCAGCAATCAAACCTTCAAAACAGACTCTTGCTGACGGCACGGAAGTAAAATCTGTTTCTGTTAAAAATGAAAGATGCATGTATTGTGGTAACTGCTACACCATGTGTCCTTCCATGCCTCTGGCTGATACAGAAGGTGATGGTATTGTTCTTATGGCAGGTGGTAAAGTTTCCAACAGGATTTCCGATCCTAAATTTTCTAAAGTTGTTGTTGGCTTTTTGCCCAATGAAATGCCAAGATGGCCTTCCATGACAGCTGCTATCACCAGAATGGTTGAAGCCTATGCCAAAGGTGCCAATAAATACGAGCGTCTGGGTGACTGGGCTGAGAGAATCGGATGGGAAAAATTCTTTGAAGCATGTGAACTTGAGTTCACACATCACCTGATTGATGATTTCCGTCAGCAGGCATACATGAGCTGGCGTCAGTCAACTCAGTTCAAATTCTAAGAATAGTTTTGAACGATAGTTGCTTATAAAGTCGTATAGGCCGGAGTGTATTTGCACTCCGGCTGAACCATTTCATTTCAAAGGAGTATGAAAATGAGTGAACTTCTTGACAATACCGAAGCTGCAACCAAAGCTGTTGTGGACTGGCTGACAAAAAAAGCTAAAACTAAATCCAAATTTTATATTAAAGACTTTTATAAAATTTTCCCG belongs to Desulfobacula toluolica Tol2 and includes:
- the dsrA gene encoding dissimilatory-type sulfite reductase subunit alpha codes for the protein MAKHETPFLDQLESGPWPSFVSDLKQQAEVRAKNEKGVEFQIPQDCVDDLLGIVELSYKHGRTHWKHGGIVGVFGYGGGVIGRYCDQPQAFPGVEHFHTMRVNQPAGKYYTTDYLRKLTDLWDFRGSGVTNMHGATGDIILLGTTTPQLEEVFWTLTHDYNQDLGGSGSNLRTPADCLGQSRCEYACYDTNALVHFLTNEYQDELHRPAFPYKFKFKLDGCPNCCVASIARSDMSFIGTWKDDIRIDQDAVNKYVENDAAYPANAGAHKGGDWGPFDIEKEVIALCPTGCMKFENKKLAIDNANCTRCMHCINVMPKALKIGKETGCSILCGAKAPILDGAQMGSLLVPFIEVNPDNDYEAITEVIENIWDWWMEEGKNRERLGELIMRQGFQKLLEVTGIEAMPQHVQYPRTNPYIFWKEDEVTGGWERDVEEYRKHHQR
- the dsrB gene encoding dissimilatory-type sulfite reductase subunit beta; translation: MAFISTGYDPKKPMENRITDIGPRDYNEFYPPVIAKNKGKWSHHEILEPGVLVHVADSGDEVYTVRVGGARLMSTTHINEICEIADKHCDGHLRFTTRNNVEFMVDSKDKLEPLKNDLASRKFDGGSFKFPIGGTGAGITNIVHTQGWIHCHTPATDASGTVKASMDALFADFQDMRLPAHLRVSMACCLNMCGAVHCSDIAILGYHRKPPMLDHEYLDKVCEIPLAVSACPTAAIKPSKQTLADGTEVKSVSVKNERCMYCGNCYTMCPSMPLADTEGDGIVLMAGGKVSNRISDPKFSKVVVGFLPNEMPRWPSMTAAITRMVEAYAKGANKYERLGDWAERIGWEKFFEACELEFTHHLIDDFRQQAYMSWRQSTQFKF